One Streptomyces sp. ML-6 genomic region harbors:
- a CDS encoding DMT family transporter, with protein sequence MTTISSPAAPRDWRAPAAACTTVVLWASAFVSIRSAGDAYSPGALALGRLLSGTLALGVLLALRREGLPPRAARPGILWSGLLWFGLYMVALNWGERQVDAGTAAMVVNIGPLLIALLGARVLGEALPGRLIAGMAVSFAGAVVVGFSMSGRGGAPVFGVALCVLAAVAYATGVVLQKPALRHGSPLQVTTFGCLVGTVVCLPFSGALVSEAADAPLSATLNMVYLGLFPTALAFTTWAYALARTTAGRMGATTYAVPALVVAMSWLVLDEVPAPLAVGGGLLCLAGVAVSRTRTQTGLTRKEPTQPAEGHRDDTERQATERPR encoded by the coding sequence ATGACGACGATCTCCTCCCCCGCGGCGCCCCGTGACTGGCGGGCCCCCGCCGCCGCCTGCACCACCGTTGTGCTGTGGGCCTCCGCCTTCGTCTCCATCCGCAGCGCGGGGGACGCCTACTCGCCCGGCGCGCTCGCCCTCGGCCGGCTGCTCTCGGGCACCCTGGCGCTGGGCGTCCTGCTGGCGCTGCGGCGCGAGGGGCTGCCGCCGCGGGCCGCCCGGCCGGGGATCCTCTGGTCCGGGCTGCTCTGGTTCGGCCTCTACATGGTGGCCCTCAACTGGGGCGAGCGGCAGGTGGACGCGGGCACGGCCGCGATGGTGGTGAACATCGGTCCCCTCCTGATCGCGCTGCTCGGCGCCAGGGTGCTGGGCGAGGCGCTGCCCGGCAGGCTGATCGCGGGCATGGCCGTGTCGTTCGCGGGCGCCGTCGTGGTCGGGTTCTCGATGTCGGGGCGCGGCGGCGCCCCGGTGTTCGGCGTGGCGCTCTGCGTGCTGGCCGCGGTGGCGTACGCGACGGGGGTGGTGCTCCAGAAGCCCGCGCTGCGGCACGGCTCCCCGCTCCAGGTCACGACGTTCGGCTGCCTGGTCGGCACGGTGGTCTGTCTGCCGTTCTCCGGTGCGCTGGTCTCCGAGGCCGCCGACGCGCCCCTGTCCGCCACCCTGAACATGGTCTATCTGGGGCTCTTCCCGACCGCGCTGGCCTTCACGACCTGGGCCTACGCGCTGGCCAGGACCACGGCGGGCCGGATGGGCGCCACCACCTACGCCGTGCCCGCGCTGGTGGTGGCGATGTCCTGGCTGGTGCTGGACGAGGTGCCCGCGCCGCTCGCCGTCGGCGGGGGCCTGCTCTGCCTGGCAGGGGTGGCGGTCTCCCGGACCCGTACGCAGACTGGCCTGACACGGAAGGAACCGACGCAGCCTGCGGAGGGACACCGGGATGACACGGAGCGCCAAGCGACCGAACGGCCGCGGTAG
- the ppk2 gene encoding polyphosphate kinase 2, with translation MADSGDDDPVLVTPEGRPRDAWREDYPYSVKLGRKAYEKSKRALQIELLKLQHWVKDRDERLVILFEGRDAAGKGGTIKRFTEHLNPRGARVVALEKPTERERTQWYFQRYTAHLPSAGEIVLFDRSWYNRAGVERVMGFCTTREYLEFMHQAPGFERMLARDGIHLVKFWFSVSRNEQRNRFMIRQIDPVRQWKLSPVDLASLDKWDAYTEAKELMLFHTDTADAPWTVVKSNDKKRARLEAIRHVLHRFDYPDKDTDVVGEPDPLIVGPASRLFERGEMDARLLTTERAEAGPTG, from the coding sequence GTGGCCGACAGCGGTGACGACGACCCGGTCCTGGTGACGCCCGAGGGCCGGCCCCGGGACGCGTGGCGCGAGGACTATCCGTACTCCGTCAAGCTCGGCCGGAAGGCGTACGAGAAGTCCAAGCGCGCCCTGCAGATCGAGCTGCTCAAGCTCCAGCACTGGGTTAAGGACCGCGACGAACGCCTCGTCATCCTCTTCGAGGGGCGGGACGCGGCGGGCAAGGGCGGCACGATCAAGCGCTTCACCGAGCACCTCAATCCCCGTGGGGCGCGGGTGGTGGCGCTGGAGAAGCCCACCGAACGCGAGCGCACCCAGTGGTACTTCCAGCGGTACACGGCCCATCTGCCGTCCGCCGGGGAGATCGTGCTGTTCGACCGGTCCTGGTACAACCGGGCGGGTGTGGAGCGGGTGATGGGCTTCTGCACCACCCGCGAGTACCTGGAGTTCATGCACCAGGCACCGGGCTTCGAGCGGATGCTCGCCCGGGACGGCATCCATCTGGTGAAGTTCTGGTTCTCGGTCTCGCGCAACGAGCAGCGCAACCGGTTCATGATCCGTCAGATCGATCCGGTGCGGCAGTGGAAGCTCAGCCCGGTCGACCTCGCCTCGCTCGACAAGTGGGACGCGTACACCGAGGCCAAGGAGCTGATGCTGTTCCACACGGACACGGCGGACGCGCCCTGGACCGTGGTGAAGAGCAATGACAAGAAGCGGGCCCGGCTGGAGGCGATCCGGCACGTGCTGCACCGCTTCGACTACCCGGACAAGGACACGGACGTGGTGGGCGAACCCGATCCGCTGATCGTCGGCCCGGCCTCCCGGCTCTTCGAGCGGGGCGAGATGGACGCCCGGCTGCTCACCACGGAGCGGGCGGAGGCCGGGCCGACGGGTTGA
- a CDS encoding Zn-dependent alcohol dehydrogenase: MVRAAVLPAVKAPLEITDIELPEPGPGRVRVALAAAGVCHSDLSLSDGTMRVPVPAVLGHEGAGTVVAVGEGVTHVAPGDGVVLNWAPSCGSCHHCGIGEVWLCAHALAGAAGIHARTADGTELHPGLNVAAFAQETVVAANCVLPAPDGIPLTDAALLGCAVLTGYGAVHHSARVRAGESVVVFGIGGVGLAVLQSARIAGASKVIAVDVSPEKEELARRAGATDYVVASDTTPRAIRALTGGQGADVAVECVGRPVTIRGAWESTRRGGRTTVVGIGGKDQQVSFNALEIFHWGRSLTGCVYGNSDPARDLPVLAGHIRAGRFDLSMMVTGRIGLDGIPAAFDDMIAGRGGRALVVFE, translated from the coding sequence GTGGTCCGCGCCGCCGTACTGCCCGCCGTCAAGGCCCCGTTGGAGATCACCGACATCGAACTCCCGGAACCCGGCCCCGGCCGGGTGCGGGTCGCGCTCGCCGCCGCGGGCGTCTGCCACTCCGACCTCTCGCTGTCCGACGGCACCATGCGGGTGCCCGTCCCCGCGGTCCTCGGGCACGAGGGCGCGGGCACCGTCGTCGCGGTCGGCGAGGGCGTCACCCATGTCGCGCCCGGCGACGGCGTCGTGCTCAACTGGGCCCCGTCCTGCGGAAGCTGCCACCACTGCGGGATCGGCGAGGTCTGGCTCTGCGCCCATGCCCTGGCCGGAGCGGCCGGCATCCACGCCCGCACCGCCGACGGCACCGAACTCCACCCCGGGCTGAACGTGGCGGCGTTCGCCCAGGAGACCGTCGTCGCCGCGAACTGCGTACTGCCCGCCCCGGACGGCATCCCGCTCACCGACGCCGCCCTGCTCGGCTGCGCGGTCCTCACCGGATACGGCGCGGTCCACCACAGCGCCCGGGTCCGGGCCGGCGAGTCCGTCGTGGTGTTCGGCATCGGGGGCGTCGGCCTCGCGGTGCTCCAGTCCGCCCGGATTGCGGGCGCCTCGAAGGTCATCGCCGTGGACGTGTCGCCGGAGAAGGAGGAACTGGCCCGCCGGGCGGGCGCCACCGACTACGTCGTCGCCTCCGACACCACCCCGCGCGCGATCCGCGCACTCACCGGCGGCCAGGGGGCCGACGTCGCCGTCGAGTGCGTCGGCCGGCCGGTCACCATCCGCGGCGCCTGGGAGTCCACCCGCCGCGGCGGCCGCACCACGGTCGTCGGCATCGGCGGCAAGGACCAGCAGGTGTCCTTCAACGCCCTGGAGATCTTCCACTGGGGCCGCTCGCTGACCGGCTGCGTGTACGGCAACAGCGACCCGGCCCGGGACCTGCCCGTCCTCGCCGGACACATCCGGGCGGGCAGGTTCGACCTCTCCATGATGGTCACCGGACGGATCGGCCTGGACGGCATCCCGGCCGCCTTCGACGACATGATCGCGGGCAGGGGCGGCCGCGCGCTCGTGGTGTTCGAGTAG
- a CDS encoding aldehyde dehydrogenase family protein, which produces MKAHDGMYIDGAWRPAAGRDTIEVVNPADEQVIAHVPAGTAEDVDAAVRAARAALPGWAATAPAERAARIAALRDVLVARKDEIAGTVTAELGAPPSFSQAVHARLPVEVAGSYAELAASYAFEERIGNSTVYAEPVGVVGAITPWNYPLHQIVAKVAPALAAGCTIVLKPAEDTPLTAQLFAEAVHAAGIPAGVFNLVTGLGPVAGQALAEHPGVDLVSFTGSTAVGKRIGAAAGAAVKRVALELGGKSANVILPGADLARAVAVGVANVMGNSGQTCSAWTRMLVHTSQYDEAVALAVEAAGKYGDRIGPLVNARQQARVRGYIEKGVEEGARLVAGGPDAPRETGCYVSPTVFADVTPEMTIAQEEIFGPVLSILRYEDEDDALRIANATVYGLAGAVWAADDATAVAFARRMDTGQVDINGGRFNPLAPFGGHKQSGVGRELGPHGLAEYLQTKSLQF; this is translated from the coding sequence ATGAAGGCCCACGACGGCATGTACATCGACGGCGCCTGGCGGCCTGCCGCGGGACGGGACACGATCGAGGTCGTGAACCCCGCGGACGAGCAGGTCATCGCCCATGTCCCGGCGGGCACGGCGGAGGACGTCGATGCCGCGGTACGGGCCGCCCGCGCCGCGCTCCCCGGCTGGGCGGCCACCGCCCCCGCCGAACGGGCCGCCCGGATCGCCGCCCTGCGCGACGTGCTGGTGGCCCGCAAGGACGAGATCGCCGGGACCGTCACCGCCGAACTCGGCGCACCGCCGTCGTTCTCGCAGGCGGTGCACGCGCGCCTGCCGGTCGAGGTGGCGGGCTCGTACGCCGAGCTCGCCGCCTCGTACGCCTTCGAGGAGAGGATCGGCAACTCCACCGTGTACGCCGAGCCGGTCGGCGTGGTCGGCGCGATCACCCCGTGGAACTACCCGCTCCACCAGATCGTGGCCAAGGTGGCCCCCGCCCTCGCGGCGGGCTGCACGATCGTCCTCAAGCCCGCCGAGGACACCCCGCTGACCGCCCAGCTCTTCGCCGAGGCCGTCCACGCGGCGGGGATCCCGGCGGGCGTGTTCAACCTGGTCACCGGCCTCGGCCCGGTCGCCGGACAGGCCCTGGCCGAACACCCCGGCGTCGACCTGGTCTCGTTCACCGGCTCCACCGCCGTCGGGAAGCGGATCGGCGCCGCGGCCGGCGCGGCCGTCAAGCGCGTCGCCCTCGAACTGGGCGGCAAGTCCGCCAACGTCATCCTGCCGGGCGCGGACCTCGCCAGGGCCGTCGCCGTCGGCGTCGCGAACGTCATGGGCAACTCCGGCCAGACGTGCAGCGCCTGGACCCGCATGCTGGTGCACACCTCGCAGTACGACGAGGCGGTCGCGCTCGCCGTGGAGGCGGCCGGCAAGTACGGCGACCGCATCGGCCCCCTCGTCAACGCCAGGCAGCAGGCCCGGGTGCGCGGTTACATCGAGAAGGGCGTCGAGGAGGGCGCCCGGCTCGTCGCGGGCGGCCCCGACGCCCCGCGGGAGACGGGCTGCTACGTCAGCCCCACCGTGTTCGCCGACGTCACCCCGGAGATGACCATCGCCCAGGAGGAGATCTTCGGCCCCGTCCTCTCGATCCTGCGGTACGAGGACGAGGACGACGCCCTGCGGATCGCCAACGCCACCGTGTACGGGCTCGCGGGCGCCGTCTGGGCCGCCGACGACGCCACGGCCGTGGCCTTCGCCCGCCGGATGGACACCGGGCAGGTGGACATCAACGGCGGCCGGTTCAACCCGCTCGCCCCGTTCGGCGGTCACAAGCAGTCCGGCGTCGGCCGCGAACTCGGCCCGCACGGCCTCGCGGAGTACCTCCAGACCAAGTCCCTCCAGTTCTGA
- a CDS encoding ABC transporter ATP-binding protein yields MSMETTAWTQLHNVMNAQTDRRPFDRATLRRIAAFARPHRRRVVQFLVLSVVTALLAVATPILAGRVVDAIVAGEESGTVTGLSLLIAVIAVAEAGLGLVSRWLSANLGEGLILDLRTAVFDHVQRMPIAFFTRTRTGALVSRLNNDVIGAQRAFSNTLSGVVSNLVTLLLTLGVMLSLSWQITVLALVLLPVFVLPARRMGSRMARLQREAAAHNAAMGTRMTERFSAPGATLIKLFGRPADESAEFAARAGRVRDIGVRTAMAQSAFITALTLVSALALALVYGLGGHYALRGQLDAGAVVALALLLTRLYAPLTALAGARVEVMSALVSFERVFEVLDLKPLIGQKPDARTVPDGPVSVEFDRVRFGYPSADKVSLASLEDVATLDTRDSGEVLRGVSFRAEPGQTVALVGSSGAGKSTIAQLLPRLYDTDEGTVRIGGIDVRDLTADTLRDTLGMVTQDGHLFHESVRANLLLARPDATEEELWDALRRSRLDGLVASLPDGLDTVVGERGYRLSGGERQRLTIARLLLARQRVVILDEATAHLDNTSEAAVQEALTEALAGRTAVVIAHRLSTVRAADLILVVESGRIVERGTHDELLAAGGRYEELYRTQFENPGHEPAELG; encoded by the coding sequence ATGAGCATGGAAACCACGGCGTGGACACAGCTCCACAACGTCATGAACGCGCAGACCGACCGGCGCCCCTTCGACCGGGCCACCCTGCGGCGCATCGCCGCTTTCGCCCGGCCGCACCGGCGCCGGGTCGTCCAGTTCCTGGTCCTGAGCGTGGTGACGGCGCTCCTCGCGGTCGCCACCCCGATCCTCGCGGGACGCGTCGTCGACGCGATCGTCGCGGGCGAGGAGTCGGGCACCGTCACCGGCCTCTCCCTGCTCATCGCGGTGATCGCCGTCGCGGAGGCCGGGCTCGGCCTGGTCAGCCGCTGGCTCTCGGCGAACCTCGGCGAAGGACTGATCCTCGACCTGCGCACGGCCGTCTTCGACCACGTGCAGCGCATGCCGATCGCGTTCTTCACCCGGACCCGCACCGGCGCCCTCGTCAGCCGCCTCAACAACGACGTCATCGGCGCCCAGCGCGCCTTCAGCAACACCCTGTCCGGCGTCGTCAGCAACCTCGTGACGCTGCTGCTCACCCTCGGCGTCATGCTCTCCCTCTCCTGGCAGATCACCGTGCTCGCGCTGGTGCTGCTGCCGGTCTTCGTCCTGCCGGCCCGCCGGATGGGCAGCCGGATGGCGAGGCTCCAGCGGGAGGCCGCGGCCCACAACGCCGCGATGGGCACCCGGATGACCGAGCGGTTCTCCGCCCCCGGCGCCACCCTGATCAAGCTCTTCGGCCGGCCCGCCGACGAGTCCGCCGAGTTCGCCGCCCGGGCCGGCCGGGTCCGCGACATCGGCGTCCGCACGGCCATGGCCCAGTCCGCCTTCATCACCGCCCTCACCCTCGTCTCGGCCCTCGCCCTCGCCCTGGTCTACGGCCTCGGCGGCCACTACGCGCTGCGCGGACAGCTGGACGCGGGCGCGGTCGTCGCCCTGGCCCTGCTCCTGACCCGGCTCTACGCCCCGCTCACCGCCCTCGCCGGGGCCCGCGTCGAGGTGATGAGCGCCCTCGTCAGCTTCGAGCGGGTCTTCGAGGTACTCGACCTGAAACCGCTCATCGGCCAGAAGCCGGACGCGCGGACGGTCCCGGACGGCCCGGTGTCCGTGGAGTTCGACCGGGTCAGGTTCGGCTACCCGTCCGCCGACAAGGTCTCGCTCGCCTCGCTGGAGGACGTCGCGACCCTCGACACCCGCGACAGCGGCGAAGTGCTGCGCGGCGTCTCCTTCCGTGCCGAACCCGGACAGACGGTGGCGCTCGTCGGCTCGTCCGGCGCGGGCAAGTCGACCATCGCGCAACTGCTGCCGCGGCTGTACGACACGGACGAGGGAACGGTGCGCATCGGCGGCATCGACGTGCGCGACCTGACCGCCGACACCCTGCGCGACACCCTCGGCATGGTCACCCAGGACGGCCACCTCTTCCACGAGTCGGTCCGCGCCAACCTGCTGCTCGCCCGCCCCGACGCCACCGAGGAGGAACTCTGGGACGCCCTGCGCCGCTCGCGCCTGGACGGCCTCGTCGCCTCGCTGCCCGACGGGCTCGACACCGTCGTCGGCGAACGCGGCTACCGGCTCTCCGGCGGCGAACGCCAGCGGCTGACCATCGCCCGCCTGCTGCTCGCCCGCCAGCGCGTCGTCATCCTCGACGAGGCCACCGCCCACCTGGACAACACCTCCGAGGCGGCCGTCCAGGAGGCGCTGACCGAAGCCCTCGCCGGACGCACCGCGGTCGTGATCGCCCACCGGCTCTCCACGGTGCGGGCGGCCGACCTCATCCTCGTCGTGGAGAGCGGGCGGATCGTGGAACGGGGCACGCACGACGAACTCCTCGCGGCGGGCGGCCGGTACGAGGAGCTGTACCGGACCCAGTTCGAGAACCCCGGCCACGAACCCGCGGAACTGGGCTGA
- a CDS encoding TetR/AcrR family transcriptional regulator, producing MEPVSHVNTNLRRAPVQQRSAERLARILDACAELLDETGYEQLSTRAVAVRAEVPIGSVYRFFSNKRALTDALARRNLDSFAERVTGRLATIPTADWRSAIDAVLDEYLAMKRSVAGFALVDFGVPAPVDDPADDANRRVAGRLAELLSGYLGHAPEEERLRTILVCVEAADAVLRLAFRSDPAGDPAIVAETRILLRAYLARLLD from the coding sequence ATGGAGCCCGTGTCCCACGTCAACACGAACCTCCGTCGCGCCCCCGTGCAGCAGCGCAGCGCCGAACGCCTCGCCCGGATACTCGACGCCTGCGCCGAGCTCCTCGATGAGACCGGCTACGAGCAGCTGTCCACCCGGGCCGTGGCCGTGCGCGCCGAAGTGCCCATCGGCTCCGTCTACCGCTTCTTCTCCAACAAGCGCGCGCTGACCGACGCGCTGGCCCGGCGCAACCTGGACAGCTTCGCCGAACGCGTCACCGGCCGCCTGGCCACCATCCCCACCGCCGACTGGCGCAGCGCCATCGACGCGGTCCTGGACGAGTACCTGGCCATGAAGCGGTCCGTGGCCGGATTCGCCCTGGTCGACTTCGGTGTGCCGGCCCCCGTCGACGACCCCGCCGACGACGCCAACCGCCGGGTCGCCGGCCGACTCGCCGAACTGCTCTCCGGGTACCTCGGCCACGCCCCCGAGGAGGAGCGGCTCCGCACCATCCTGGTCTGCGTCGAGGCCGCCGACGCCGTTCTCAGGCTCGCGTTCCGCAGCGACCCGGCGGGCGATCCGGCCATCGTCGCCGAGACCCGCATCCTGCTGCGGGCCTACCTGGCGCGGCTCCTGGACTGA
- a CDS encoding right-handed parallel beta-helix repeat-containing protein, protein MSWTRRVLVVLVALAAALLAAPAAQAHEERPVELPDGTGSVPVYRTGEPDLLVCKGDRADFERRVAAFPAGLRARNLELFDRCLESGFRHLQQAVDAVDRPGMNIAVLPGLYEEEPSLPAPAGECARLKAPDSQLGYQILSYAQQVRCPHNQNLVAILGKKNLQIEGTGAERTDVVIDAKYQKLNAIRADRSDGVYFKNFTAQRTTFNSLYVLAQDGFVIDDVLTRWNDEYGFLTFASDHGLYKNCESYGNGDSGIYPGSASDINDGRGYDVPRYSIEITGCRSHHNMVGYSGTAGDSVYVHDNEFDHNMGGASMDSAFPGHPGLPQNHARFERNLIHDNNADYYRYVADGTCAKPPVERGYEDGVVCPQISMPPGSGIITAGGNWNLYENNWIYGHRRTAFYLSAVPAFIRGENALSKQTDTSHHNRYANNHLGKDRAGNSRPNRTDVWWDGQGGGNCWQADTGASSPRTLPTCGAERGAVSGGSDRLVGEPVKLAQLLVCADYDVRARRLPAGCDWYGARGIERIETQVTLAIAVVLALVGGVLWWRRLRGSRSATVVTALGAIGLVLDVAGSTTGLASSHVPALALLLTGVWWTGTGLVLRRERPGLGWTTVVLGALTLLDALDKAVFMIPWIPLGPAWVRGLLGVVWVVWAVIATARHGERGGDPGAPETSGTSETSAASAAPEALTAPTASATPRTPGAAPAPEAPRTSEGDGA, encoded by the coding sequence ATGTCATGGACACGAAGAGTTCTGGTGGTCCTGGTGGCGCTCGCGGCCGCCCTCCTCGCGGCCCCCGCGGCGCAGGCGCACGAAGAACGTCCGGTCGAACTGCCCGACGGAACCGGAAGCGTTCCCGTGTACCGCACGGGCGAACCCGATCTGCTGGTCTGCAAGGGCGACCGGGCGGACTTCGAGCGCCGGGTGGCGGCCTTCCCGGCCGGACTGCGGGCCCGGAACCTGGAACTCTTCGACCGGTGCCTGGAGTCCGGCTTCCGCCATCTGCAGCAGGCCGTCGACGCGGTCGACAGGCCGGGCATGAACATCGCGGTCCTGCCCGGTCTGTACGAGGAGGAGCCCTCGCTGCCCGCCCCGGCGGGGGAGTGCGCCCGGCTGAAGGCCCCCGACTCCCAGCTCGGCTACCAGATCCTGTCGTACGCCCAGCAGGTGCGGTGCCCGCACAACCAGAACCTGGTGGCGATCCTCGGCAAGAAGAACCTCCAGATCGAGGGCACGGGCGCCGAGCGCACGGACGTGGTGATCGACGCCAAGTACCAGAAGCTCAACGCGATCCGCGCGGACAGGTCCGACGGCGTCTACTTCAAGAACTTCACCGCCCAGCGCACCACCTTCAACTCCCTGTACGTTCTGGCACAGGACGGCTTCGTCATCGACGACGTCCTCACCCGGTGGAACGACGAGTACGGCTTCCTGACCTTCGCGAGCGACCACGGGCTGTACAAGAACTGCGAGTCGTACGGCAACGGCGACTCCGGCATCTACCCCGGCAGCGCCTCCGACATCAACGACGGCCGGGGCTACGACGTACCGCGCTACTCCATCGAGATCACCGGCTGCCGCAGCCACCACAACATGGTCGGCTACTCGGGCACGGCGGGCGACTCCGTCTACGTCCACGACAACGAGTTCGACCACAACATGGGCGGCGCCTCGATGGACAGCGCCTTCCCCGGCCACCCCGGACTGCCGCAGAACCACGCCCGCTTCGAGCGCAACCTGATCCACGACAACAACGCCGACTACTACCGGTACGTCGCCGACGGCACCTGCGCCAAACCGCCCGTGGAACGGGGCTACGAGGACGGCGTCGTGTGCCCGCAGATCTCCATGCCGCCCGGCTCCGGCATCATCACCGCGGGCGGCAACTGGAACCTGTACGAGAACAACTGGATCTACGGACACCGGCGCACCGCCTTCTACCTGTCCGCCGTCCCCGCCTTCATCCGGGGCGAGAACGCACTGTCCAAGCAGACCGACACCTCCCACCACAACCGGTACGCGAACAACCACCTCGGCAAGGACCGGGCGGGCAACTCCCGGCCCAACCGCACCGACGTCTGGTGGGACGGCCAGGGCGGCGGCAACTGCTGGCAGGCGGACACCGGCGCCTCGTCCCCGCGCACCCTGCCCACCTGCGGAGCCGAGCGCGGCGCCGTGTCCGGCGGCAGCGACCGGCTCGTCGGCGAACCGGTCAAACTGGCCCAACTGCTGGTCTGCGCCGACTACGACGTGCGGGCGCGGCGGCTGCCGGCCGGCTGCGACTGGTACGGCGCGCGGGGCATCGAACGCATCGAGACGCAGGTGACGCTGGCGATCGCCGTGGTGCTCGCCCTGGTCGGCGGGGTGCTGTGGTGGCGCAGGCTGCGGGGCAGCCGGTCCGCCACCGTCGTCACGGCGCTCGGGGCGATCGGCCTCGTGCTGGACGTCGCCGGTTCGACGACGGGGCTCGCCTCCTCCCACGTGCCCGCGCTGGCCCTGCTGCTGACCGGGGTGTGGTGGACCGGGACCGGGCTCGTGCTGCGGCGCGAACGGCCGGGGCTGGGGTGGACCACGGTGGTGCTGGGCGCGCTCACGCTGCTGGACGCCCTCGACAAGGCCGTGTTCATGATCCCGTGGATCCCGCTCGGTCCGGCCTGGGTGCGCGGACTCCTCGGCGTGGTCTGGGTGGTGTGGGCCGTGATCGCCACCGCCCGGCACGGCGAACGGGGCGGGGACCCCGGAGCGCCGGAGACCTCCGGGACCTCGGAAACCTCTGCGGCCTCTGCGGCACCGGAAGCACTGACGGCACCGACGGCATCGGCAACCCCGCGGACCCCGGGGGCGGCACCGGCCCCGGAGGCGCCGCGGACCTCGGAAGGGGACGGGGCATGA
- the hmgA gene encoding homogentisate 1,2-dioxygenase, with translation MSGIEQARKTTEGLEYSAGFGNEHSSEAVTGALPHGRNSPQRAPLGLYAEQLSGSAFTEPRAHNHRSWLYRIRPSAAHPPFARIDNGTLRTAPFAESVPDPNRLRWDPLPEPAAGTDFLAGLWTLGGNGDATQRTGMAVHLYCADTSMTDRVFSDADGELLIVPERGGLLLRTEMGLLRADPGHVALIPRGVRFRVELLDATARGYVCENYGRPFTLPDLGPIGANGLANARDFLAPVAAYEDDDRPVEVINKFCGNLWAATYDHSPLDVVAWHGNHTPYVYDLRRFNVIGSISYDHPDPSIFTVLTSPSDTPGLAGVDFVVFAPRWLVGEDTFRPPYFHRNVMSEYMGLIEGAYDAKTAGKGGFVPGGGSLHNMMSAHGPDRETFDRASEAELKPQKIDDGLAFMFETRWPVTATAQAATAGHLQRGYDDVWQGLSRNFRP, from the coding sequence ATGAGCGGCATCGAGCAGGCGAGGAAGACGACGGAGGGGCTCGAGTACTCCGCCGGTTTCGGCAACGAGCACAGCTCGGAGGCGGTGACGGGGGCGCTGCCGCACGGCCGCAACTCCCCCCAGCGCGCGCCCCTCGGGCTCTACGCCGAGCAGTTGAGCGGCTCGGCCTTCACCGAGCCGCGCGCCCACAACCACCGTTCCTGGCTCTACCGGATCCGCCCCTCGGCCGCCCATCCGCCGTTCGCCCGCATCGACAACGGCACCCTGCGCACCGCCCCGTTCGCCGAATCCGTGCCCGACCCCAACCGGCTGCGCTGGGACCCGCTCCCCGAGCCCGCCGCCGGGACGGACTTCCTGGCCGGTCTGTGGACCCTCGGCGGCAACGGCGACGCGACGCAGCGCACCGGCATGGCCGTGCACCTCTACTGCGCCGACACCTCCATGACGGACCGGGTGTTCAGCGACGCGGACGGCGAGCTGCTGATCGTCCCGGAGCGCGGCGGCCTGCTGCTGCGCACCGAGATGGGCCTGCTGCGCGCCGATCCGGGGCACGTCGCGCTGATCCCGCGCGGCGTCCGGTTCCGCGTGGAGCTGCTCGACGCCACCGCCCGGGGCTACGTCTGCGAGAACTACGGCCGGCCGTTCACCCTGCCCGACCTCGGCCCGATCGGCGCCAACGGCCTGGCGAACGCCCGGGACTTCCTGGCCCCCGTGGCCGCGTACGAGGACGACGACCGCCCGGTCGAGGTGATCAACAAGTTCTGTGGGAACCTCTGGGCCGCGACCTACGACCACTCCCCGCTCGACGTCGTCGCCTGGCACGGCAACCACACCCCGTACGTCTACGACCTGCGCCGTTTCAACGTCATCGGCTCGATCAGCTACGACCACCCCGACCCGTCGATCTTCACGGTGCTGACCTCGCCGTCCGACACCCCGGGGCTGGCCGGGGTCGACTTCGTCGTCTTCGCGCCGCGCTGGCTGGTCGGCGAGGACACCTTCCGGCCGCCGTACTTCCACCGCAACGTGATGAGCGAGTACATGGGCCTGATCGAGGGCGCGTACGACGCGAAGACGGCCGGAAAGGGCGGTTTCGTCCCGGGTGGCGGCTCGCTCCACAACATGATGTCGGCGCACGGCCCGGACCGGGAGACCTTCGACCGGGCGAGCGAGGCGGAGCTGAAGCCGCAGAAGATCGACGACGGCCTGGCCTTCATGTTCGAGACCCGCTGGCCGGTGACGGCGACCGCCCAGGCGGCGACGGCCGGCCATCTGCAGCGCGGCTACGACGACGTGTGGCAGGGTCTGAGCCGCAACTTCAGGCCGTAG